The following proteins are encoded in a genomic region of Methylobacterium tardum:
- a CDS encoding NTP/NDP exchange transporter, translated as MVESVPARGPIARLIDVQPGEGRALAWSWAYIFSILAAYYVLRPIRDQMGVAGGIENLPWLFTATLVGMLALNLPFAYLVKRMPRARFVPITYRFFAANILAFALTLYLAPPDWTVWIGRVFFVWLSIFNLFVVSIFWATIVDVFSNAQGKRLFGFIAAGATLGAIAGSATTAILAKNVPTWGLMLGAVVLLEIAVFCMRGLAALSTRLHEVPGSEANPESGQDRTIGGSVLAGVTRTLASPYLLNISLFLLLFSVTSTFLYFEQAGIAKRSFPDRGAQTAFFASVDLAVNVLTLGVQLFLTGRIVNRLGVALTLAILPAFSILGFAALAAWPTIGVIVAFQVLRRAGNFAIARPVREVLFTVVPREDRYKAKSFIDTVVYRLGDEVGAWSFTGIEGIGLGSTGIAGAAVPLSIAWLVNSLWLGRAQERRRAAQDPVRAGTAEAAGRAALSPASASSARERA; from the coding sequence ATGGTTGAGTCCGTACCCGCCCGCGGCCCGATCGCGCGTCTCATTGACGTCCAGCCCGGGGAGGGCCGGGCGCTCGCTTGGTCCTGGGCCTACATCTTCTCGATCCTGGCCGCCTACTACGTGCTCCGTCCGATCCGCGACCAGATGGGCGTGGCCGGCGGCATCGAGAACCTGCCCTGGCTGTTCACCGCGACCCTGGTGGGCATGCTCGCGCTCAACCTGCCCTTCGCCTACTTGGTGAAGCGGATGCCGCGGGCCCGGTTCGTGCCGATCACCTATCGGTTCTTCGCGGCCAACATCCTCGCCTTCGCGCTGACGCTCTACCTCGCGCCACCGGACTGGACTGTCTGGATCGGCCGGGTGTTCTTCGTCTGGCTGTCGATCTTCAACCTCTTCGTGGTCTCGATCTTCTGGGCGACGATCGTCGACGTGTTTTCGAACGCGCAGGGCAAGCGCCTGTTCGGCTTCATCGCGGCCGGGGCGACGCTCGGCGCCATCGCGGGGTCGGCCACCACCGCGATCCTGGCCAAGAACGTCCCGACCTGGGGGCTGATGCTCGGCGCGGTGGTGCTCCTCGAAATCGCGGTGTTCTGCATGCGCGGGCTCGCGGCCCTGTCGACCCGGTTGCATGAGGTTCCGGGCAGCGAAGCGAACCCGGAGAGCGGCCAGGACCGGACGATCGGCGGCAGCGTGCTGGCCGGCGTGACCCGAACCCTCGCGTCGCCCTACCTGCTCAACATCTCGCTGTTCCTGCTGCTGTTCTCGGTGACGTCCACCTTCCTGTATTTCGAGCAGGCCGGCATCGCGAAGCGCAGCTTCCCGGACCGCGGCGCCCAGACGGCGTTCTTCGCCAGCGTCGACCTCGCGGTGAACGTGCTGACGCTCGGCGTCCAGCTGTTCCTTACCGGGCGGATCGTGAACCGGCTGGGCGTGGCGCTGACGCTCGCGATCCTGCCGGCATTCAGCATCCTCGGCTTCGCGGCCCTCGCGGCCTGGCCGACGATCGGCGTCATCGTCGCCTTCCAGGTCCTGCGCCGAGCCGGGAACTTCGCCATCGCCCGCCCGGTCCGCGAGGTGCTGTTCACGGTCGTCCCGCGCGAGGACCGCTACAAGGCGAAGAGCTTCATCGACACGGTCGTCTACCGCCTCGGGGACGAGGTCGGCGCGTGGTCGTTCACCGGCATCGAGGGGATCGGCCTGGGCAGCACCGGCATTGCCGGGGCCGCGGTCCCGCTGTCCATCGCGTGGCTCGTGAACAGCCTCTGGCTCGGGCGCGCGCAGGAGCGGCGGCGGGCTGCGCAGGATCCGGTGCGGGCCGGCACCGCGGAGGCGGCCGGCCGGGCGGCGCTCAGTCCCGCATCCGCTTCGTCCGCGCGGGAACGGGCCTGA
- a CDS encoding NADPH-dependent F420 reductase, with translation MRSDRTTRRAALALAAGLSLVAALPALAQDGAKKIRIGVIGAGNIGGTIGTLWVKDGHEVMFASRHPEALATMVSELGPKAKAGTPEEAIAFGDAVFIAVPYKAYPDLAKEIGPSLKGKIVLDAGNATQKRDGALYDEVQASGIGAISAKYFPGAKLVRAFNAANYKVFAKEGAEGGKARAGGRMAIPIAGDDPEALKVAEGLVRDAGFDPVVVGPLKDADKFAMGSPGFGHDVTAPELREKLGLAK, from the coding sequence ATGCGGTCTGATCGTACCACGCGCCGTGCGGCGCTCGCCCTGGCGGCCGGCCTGTCCCTGGTCGCCGCACTGCCGGCCCTCGCGCAGGACGGGGCCAAGAAGATCCGGATCGGCGTGATCGGAGCCGGGAATATCGGCGGCACGATCGGGACCCTCTGGGTCAAGGACGGCCACGAGGTGATGTTCGCCTCCCGCCACCCGGAGGCCCTGGCCACAATGGTCTCGGAACTCGGCCCCAAGGCGAAGGCCGGCACCCCCGAGGAGGCGATCGCGTTCGGCGATGCCGTGTTCATCGCCGTTCCCTACAAGGCCTATCCGGACCTCGCGAAGGAGATCGGGCCGTCCCTGAAGGGCAAGATCGTGCTCGACGCGGGCAATGCCACCCAGAAGCGCGACGGGGCCCTCTACGACGAGGTGCAGGCCAGCGGCATCGGCGCGATCTCGGCCAAATACTTCCCGGGCGCCAAGCTCGTGCGCGCCTTCAACGCGGCCAACTACAAGGTCTTTGCCAAGGAAGGCGCCGAGGGCGGCAAGGCCCGCGCCGGCGGCCGGATGGCGATCCCGATCGCCGGCGACGATCCCGAGGCGCTGAAGGTGGCCGAGGGGCTTGTCCGCGATGCCGGCTTCGATCCGGTCGTGGTCGGTCCGCTCAAGGATGCCGACAAGTTCGCCATGGGCTCGCCGGGCTTCGGCCACGACGTCACGGCACCGGAGCTGCGCGAGAAGCTCGGACTGGCGAAGTGA
- a CDS encoding aldo/keto reductase codes for MSVSRRAVIAAAALAPLAPPLAWAADPLIRRPIPSTGEMLPAIGIGTSRRYEVEPTPDKVAPLKDAVQTFLSLGGSVIDTAPSYGTAEDVLGLVLAEPGLRQKIFLASKVDTTGREATLAEFERSLKRMKVEALDLVAVHNLIDVTENLAVLRDLKSRKRIRYVGVTVWRDNQLEALAEVMKRETLDFIQVNYAIDNREAAERVIPLAADRGMAVMTNVPFGRDRLFKAVQGKELPAVAKDLGCASWPQFFLKYVLGNPAVTCPIPGMAKASYVEDNLGAARGRLPDPAQRKQMEAFIDAV; via the coding sequence ATGTCCGTATCCCGTCGCGCCGTCATCGCCGCGGCGGCGCTCGCGCCGCTCGCCCCGCCTCTCGCATGGGCCGCGGACCCGCTGATCCGCCGCCCGATCCCCTCGACCGGCGAGATGCTGCCGGCGATCGGCATTGGCACCTCCCGCCGCTACGAGGTCGAGCCGACGCCCGATAAGGTCGCGCCGCTCAAGGACGCGGTGCAGACCTTCCTGTCGCTCGGCGGCTCAGTGATCGACACGGCGCCGAGCTACGGCACGGCCGAGGATGTGCTCGGCCTCGTCCTGGCCGAGCCCGGACTGCGCCAGAAGATCTTCCTCGCCAGCAAGGTCGACACCACCGGCCGTGAGGCGACGCTTGCGGAGTTCGAGCGGTCGCTGAAGCGGATGAAGGTCGAGGCGCTCGATCTCGTGGCCGTCCACAACCTGATCGACGTGACCGAGAACCTCGCGGTCCTGCGCGACCTCAAGAGCCGCAAGCGCATCCGCTACGTCGGCGTCACGGTCTGGCGGGACAACCAGCTCGAGGCCCTCGCCGAGGTGATGAAGCGCGAGACCCTGGACTTCATCCAGGTGAACTACGCCATCGACAACAGGGAAGCGGCCGAGCGGGTGATCCCGTTGGCGGCTGACCGCGGCATGGCGGTGATGACCAACGTGCCCTTCGGCCGCGACCGCCTGTTCAAGGCGGTCCAGGGCAAGGAGCTGCCCGCCGTCGCCAAGGACCTCGGCTGCGCGAGCTGGCCGCAGTTCTTCCTCAAGTACGTGCTCGGCAACCCGGCCGTGACCTGCCCGATCCCCGGGATGGCAAAGGCCTCTTATGTCGAGGACAACCTCGGTGCAGCCCGGGGCAGGCTCCCGGATCCGGCACAGCGCAAGCAGATGGAGGCCTTCATCGATGCGGTCTGA
- a CDS encoding CHRD domain-containing protein: MFSRTSTRFSILLAVAAPLVVPPAFAAGGSATYRAALTGASEVPATQSTGTGEVTATFDPATKRLSWTGNYSGLTGPVTAAHFHGPAKAGENAGVLVPVTATSSPFSGEATLDDAKAADLEAGRLYFNLHTAANPKGELRGQVERGR; encoded by the coding sequence ATGTTCTCGCGCACCAGCACCCGTTTCTCCATCCTGCTCGCCGTTGCGGCGCCGCTCGTCGTCCCGCCGGCCTTCGCGGCGGGCGGGAGCGCCACATATCGGGCGGCCCTCACCGGGGCCAGCGAAGTCCCGGCGACGCAGTCGACCGGCACGGGCGAGGTCACCGCGACCTTCGACCCGGCGACCAAGCGCCTGAGCTGGACGGGCAATTACAGCGGCCTGACCGGACCGGTGACCGCCGCGCATTTCCACGGACCGGCCAAGGCCGGCGAGAATGCCGGCGTGCTCGTTCCGGTGACGGCGACCAGCTCGCCCTTCTCCGGAGAAGCCACGCTGGACGACGCCAAGGCCGCCGATCTCGAGGCCGGGCGGCTCTATTTTAACCTCCACACCGCCGCCAATCCCAAGGGCGAGCTTCGCGGACAGGTCGAACGCGGCCGCTGA
- a CDS encoding AAA family ATPase, translated as MSSDDAKRPNAAARLRAAILDPTEFSGTREPLAALSRAERLLGAEFVCWDARVDAQVILRGLLGFELPDDIRRHILASADSPTVAKLRRVRQLLSRREVPHLAERRCREAADLLVFNVAALGCAAASAECAATALDSAVLHLATVEGTDGLVPGFLALRAACLWASDAQCDMTDIEYKPGPLYPRLSGYDQRARYWLASFAVIAKAERMIEDEDDILRGGAGQRTDMAELGQIADLPSVPEDWDRPGAEVARTLIVFPSLKHLPRPSAAAIDRGDSPRALAEPWADWPMPLVPAPDPGAFTAALRARFPWASDAIEAYAMDLVGAPFAAFRPRILVGPPGFGKTEFARAVLETAGLDVTVYAAAGQMDGGSFGGTSRQWGSWRPSVPAQGCLRHGKASHGITVDEVEKAGTSRRWGRLDETLLPFLERGSTARAIHDPALECALDLSAVSYVLTANSLSGIVQPLLDRAPPLHWPAPRAEDLPIVAAAILAGLRRDRGLDVTWCPDLDGEELDALTAWRGGSLRPLRRMVETILASRDVLARRMPN; from the coding sequence ATGTCCTCCGACGATGCCAAGCGGCCGAACGCGGCTGCCCGCCTGCGCGCGGCGATCCTCGACCCGACCGAGTTTTCAGGCACACGCGAGCCGCTCGCCGCGCTCAGCCGGGCCGAGCGCCTTCTGGGCGCGGAATTCGTCTGCTGGGATGCCCGCGTCGACGCGCAAGTCATCCTCCGGGGGCTGCTGGGGTTCGAGCTCCCCGACGACATCCGCAGGCACATCCTTGCGTCCGCCGACAGCCCGACAGTCGCCAAGCTGCGCCGCGTACGGCAGCTCCTGAGCCGGCGTGAGGTACCGCATCTCGCCGAGCGCAGATGCCGGGAAGCGGCGGACCTTCTCGTTTTCAACGTCGCCGCCCTTGGATGCGCAGCGGCCTCGGCCGAGTGCGCGGCGACCGCGCTCGACAGCGCCGTGCTGCACCTAGCAACAGTCGAAGGCACGGACGGTCTGGTGCCCGGCTTCCTCGCGCTCCGAGCAGCGTGCCTCTGGGCATCGGATGCCCAGTGCGACATGACAGATATCGAATACAAGCCGGGCCCGCTCTACCCGCGGCTGAGCGGATATGATCAGCGCGCCAGGTATTGGCTCGCGTCCTTCGCAGTAATCGCGAAGGCCGAGCGCATGATCGAGGATGAGGACGACATCCTGCGCGGGGGCGCCGGGCAGCGGACGGACATGGCTGAGCTCGGGCAGATCGCGGATCTCCCGTCCGTGCCCGAGGACTGGGATCGGCCCGGAGCTGAGGTGGCACGGACGCTCATCGTGTTCCCAAGCCTCAAGCATCTGCCTAGGCCATCGGCGGCCGCAATCGACCGGGGCGACAGCCCGCGCGCGCTTGCGGAGCCGTGGGCCGACTGGCCGATGCCGCTCGTCCCGGCTCCCGACCCGGGCGCATTCACGGCCGCACTGCGTGCCCGCTTCCCGTGGGCGAGCGATGCAATCGAGGCCTACGCGATGGACCTCGTCGGCGCGCCCTTCGCCGCGTTCCGGCCCCGGATCCTCGTCGGCCCGCCGGGTTTCGGCAAGACCGAGTTCGCGCGGGCGGTGCTGGAAACCGCCGGCCTGGACGTCACCGTCTACGCCGCGGCCGGCCAAATGGACGGCGGCAGCTTCGGCGGAACGAGCCGGCAGTGGGGATCCTGGCGGCCATCCGTCCCGGCGCAGGGCTGCCTTCGGCACGGCAAGGCGAGCCACGGCATCACCGTCGATGAGGTGGAGAAGGCCGGCACGAGTCGCCGGTGGGGGCGGCTCGATGAAACCTTGCTGCCATTCCTGGAGCGGGGCAGCACGGCGCGGGCGATCCATGACCCGGCGCTGGAGTGCGCCCTGGATCTGTCTGCCGTCTCCTACGTGCTGACGGCCAATTCCCTCTCCGGGATCGTGCAGCCCCTGCTCGATCGCGCGCCCCCGCTGCATTGGCCTGCACCCCGCGCGGAGGACCTCCCGATCGTGGCGGCGGCGATCCTGGCGGGCCTGCGCCGCGACCGCGGGCTCGACGTGACGTGGTGCCCGGACCTCGACGGTGAGGAGCTCGATGCGCTGACGGCGTGGCGAGGCGGATCTCTGCGGCCGCTGCGCCGGATGGTGGAGACGATCCTGGCGAGCCGCGACGTCCTCGCCCGCCGCATGCCGAACTGA